Proteins encoded within one genomic window of Macaca thibetana thibetana isolate TM-01 chromosome 3, ASM2454274v1, whole genome shotgun sequence:
- the LOC126951565 gene encoding cytochrome c oxidase subunit 7A2, mitochondrial-like — MLWNLLAVYQIAQRTISTAFYTYFENKVPEKQKLFQEDNGIPVHLKGRVTDTLLYRVTMVLRVGGMANAINLLAMASFPKKQH, encoded by the coding sequence ATGCTGTGGAATCTACTGGCTGTTTATCAGATTGCCCAGAGGACCATAAGCACTGCTTTTTATacgtattttgaaaataaagttccAGAAAAGCAAAAGCTGTTTCAGGAGGATAATGGAATTCCAGTACATTTAAAGGGTAGGGTAACTGATACCCTCCTCTACAGAGTAACCATGGTTCTTAGAGTTGGTGGGATGGCAAACGCCATAAATCTGCTGGCCATGGCTTCCTTTCCCAAGAAGCAACACTGA